One bacterium DNA window includes the following coding sequences:
- a CDS encoding MBL fold metallo-hydrolase: MVINWYGEGCFKVASGPLTLVSDPFESGNGLTPPRFKTDLVLKTGGYGAYASEKDAEARLVSGPGEYEVKGIEVSGYPSGVGAVYMVRMEEMRLVFLGGLSAELTADVQEQLIGAHILFVPAGGSPQLEAKDVATLIKKLEPKIVIASFFRIPELKRKAEDLKELEKSMGQKFEIVDKLTIKAKEIGEGLRLIAMKL; encoded by the coding sequence ATGGTCATCAACTGGTACGGTGAAGGATGTTTCAAGGTTGCGAGCGGCCCGCTGACGCTGGTTTCCGATCCCTTTGAATCCGGTAACGGATTAACACCGCCGCGGTTTAAGACCGACTTGGTGTTGAAGACCGGCGGCTACGGCGCGTACGCGTCGGAAAAAGACGCGGAAGCACGGTTGGTTTCAGGCCCTGGCGAATACGAGGTGAAGGGGATTGAGGTTTCCGGCTACCCATCAGGGGTGGGCGCAGTATATATGGTACGCATGGAAGAAATGCGCCTTGTGTTTCTTGGTGGACTGTCAGCCGAACTTACCGCCGACGTCCAGGAGCAGCTCATCGGCGCGCATATACTATTTGTTCCCGCGGGAGGTTCTCCGCAGCTGGAAGCGAAGGATGTCGCGACGCTCATCAAAAAACTTGAGCCGAAAATCGTCATCGCGTCATTTTTCAGGATTCCGGAGTTAAAGCGCAAGGCCGAAGATTTGAAAGAGCTTGAAAAATCGATGGGGCAAAAATTTGAAATTGTTGATAAGCTGACCATCAAAGCGAAAGAAATCGGCGAGGGGTTGCGGCTCATTGCTATGAAGCTATAG
- the gyrA gene encoding DNA gyrase subunit A, giving the protein MDNVEKREITQELRDSYLDYAMSVIVSRALPDVRDGLKPVQRRILYTMHELGLTSTAKFRKCAKISGDTTGNYHPHGTVAVYDALARMAQDFSLRYPLIIGQGNFGSIDGDPPAAERYTEAKLSKIADELLTDIDKETVDWQQNYDGVRMEPKYFPARLPNMLLNGAVGIAVGMATNIPPHNLTEVVDATLHTIDNPDATAEDLMNFVKGPDFPTGGIIYDRKAITAAYIAGRGAMTIRALAEVKERKGAKGEQYNIEITEIPYQVNKSELIVKMAELVTEKKIDGIRDIRDESDKDGMSIIVELKNDVPPQKVLNQLYQYTDLQKDFHLNLLALADGLQPRVMSIKDVIAAYIAHRKNMVRRRAEFDLRKAEERAHILTGLVKALDDIDAVINTIKKSEDRNAAHANLMKKFKFSEIQANAILEMRLQTLAALEREKLDAELKEKKALIAELQLLLKSAAKILGVIKKELTELREKYGDERRTKVVVGGLKEFRQEDLVPQEDVVITLSHGGYIKRVLPEAFKSQHRGGKGLIGSDVAEEDFLQHFISANTHDNMLFFTDRGRVFQTKAYEIPEGSRTSKGKSVHNFLEISPEEKISAVISYTNDDKGYLVMATKNGMVKKTALTDFGNVRRTGIIAIRLKKGDELNWVMLSSGGDELLITTANGQGIRFKESQTRPMSRTASGVRGIRLKGSDHVSGLEIVKKETKDARLLTVMANGYGKQTEVKEYKTQNRGGSGVRAAKITAKTGPLISAHLVSDETELLVLSAKGQIIRTSLESVRQAGRATQGVRIMSLNAGDHLIGVICL; this is encoded by the coding sequence ATGGACAACGTAGAAAAACGAGAAATAACCCAGGAGCTTCGCGATTCGTATTTGGATTACGCGATGTCGGTCATTGTGTCGCGCGCGCTGCCGGATGTGCGCGACGGTTTGAAGCCCGTACAGCGGCGTATTTTGTACACCATGCACGAGCTGGGACTTACCTCCACCGCGAAGTTCAGAAAGTGCGCGAAAATCAGCGGCGACACGACCGGCAACTACCACCCGCACGGCACGGTCGCGGTCTACGACGCCTTGGCGCGCATGGCGCAGGATTTTTCGCTGCGTTACCCGCTGATTATCGGCCAGGGAAATTTTGGATCGATCGACGGCGATCCGCCGGCGGCTGAACGTTACACTGAGGCGAAACTTTCCAAAATCGCGGACGAATTGCTTACCGATATTGATAAAGAAACCGTGGACTGGCAGCAAAACTATGACGGCGTGCGCATGGAGCCGAAATATTTTCCGGCGAGATTGCCGAACATGCTGTTAAACGGCGCCGTTGGTATTGCCGTCGGCATGGCAACCAACATCCCCCCGCACAATTTGACGGAAGTGGTGGACGCGACGCTGCACACGATTGATAATCCCGATGCCACCGCTGAAGACCTGATGAACTTTGTGAAAGGGCCGGATTTTCCGACGGGCGGAATTATTTACGACCGCAAAGCAATCACCGCCGCTTACATCGCCGGCCGGGGTGCCATGACCATCCGCGCGCTTGCGGAAGTAAAGGAGCGCAAAGGCGCGAAAGGCGAGCAGTACAACATTGAAATCACGGAGATTCCGTACCAGGTGAATAAATCCGAGCTTATCGTAAAGATGGCGGAACTCGTGACTGAGAAAAAAATTGACGGTATCCGCGACATCCGCGACGAGTCCGACAAGGACGGTATGTCCATTATTGTTGAATTGAAAAACGACGTACCTCCGCAAAAGGTATTAAACCAGCTCTATCAATACACCGACCTGCAAAAAGATTTCCATTTGAACCTCTTGGCCTTAGCGGACGGCCTGCAACCGCGGGTCATGTCCATCAAGGACGTCATCGCGGCATACATTGCTCACCGGAAAAACATGGTGCGCCGCCGCGCGGAGTTTGATTTGCGGAAAGCCGAGGAGCGCGCGCATATTTTGACCGGTCTCGTGAAGGCGTTGGACGACATTGACGCGGTGATTAACACCATCAAGAAATCCGAAGATCGGAACGCCGCGCACGCGAACCTGATGAAAAAGTTTAAGTTTTCAGAGATTCAGGCGAACGCGATTTTGGAAATGCGTTTGCAGACGCTGGCCGCGTTGGAACGGGAAAAACTTGATGCCGAACTGAAAGAAAAGAAAGCGCTTATCGCGGAACTGCAACTTCTCCTAAAAAGCGCGGCAAAAATTTTGGGCGTCATTAAAAAAGAATTGACCGAGTTGAGGGAAAAATACGGCGACGAACGGCGCACGAAAGTGGTGGTCGGGGGACTCAAAGAATTCCGTCAGGAAGACCTCGTGCCGCAGGAAGACGTGGTGATTACGCTTTCTCATGGCGGCTACATCAAGCGCGTGCTGCCGGAGGCGTTTAAGAGCCAGCACCGCGGGGGCAAGGGACTCATCGGATCGGACGTTGCCGAGGAAGATTTCCTCCAGCATTTTATTTCCGCGAACACGCACGACAACATGCTCTTTTTCACGGATCGCGGAAGAGTATTTCAGACAAAAGCGTATGAAATTCCTGAGGGTTCGCGCACGTCAAAGGGAAAGTCCGTGCATAACTTTTTGGAAATTTCTCCGGAAGAAAAAATCAGCGCGGTCATCAGTTACACCAACGACGACAAGGGCTACCTGGTAATGGCGACGAAAAACGGCATGGTCAAAAAGACCGCGCTTACTGATTTCGGCAATGTCCGCCGCACCGGCATCATCGCGATTCGCCTCAAAAAAGGCGATGAGTTGAATTGGGTTATGCTTTCGTCGGGTGGTGATGAGTTGCTGATCACAACCGCGAATGGTCAGGGTATTCGTTTCAAAGAATCACAAACCCGGCCGATGAGCCGTACGGCAAGCGGCGTTCGCGGTATCCGCCTCAAGGGGAGCGACCACGTGAGCGGATTGGAAATTGTGAAGAAAGAAACAAAAGACGCGCGTCTCTTAACCGTCATGGCAAACGGCTATGGCAAGCAAACGGAGGTGAAGGAATATAAAACGCAGAATCGCGGAGGATCGGGTGTCCGCGCCGCGAAAATTACGGCAAAAACCGGACCGCTGATTTCCGCGCATCTTGTTTCAGACGAAACGGAACTTTTAGTACTTTCAGCAAAAGGACAAATCATTCGCACGTCATTGGAAAGCGTCCGCCAAGCCGGCCGCGCCACGCAAGGCGTCCGGATTATGAGCTTGAACGCGGGAGATCATTTGATAGGAGTCATCTGCCTTTAG
- a CDS encoding extracellular solute-binding protein — MSRRLLITLGVLALIVVLFVLVFTGVIPGLRKDITANKVALSMWGVFDAPDAFSAVINAYKAQAPNVSIAYKQFAPEDYERELVNALAAGKGPDMFMAHNTWLPKHYDKMLPLTGESLPIATFRNLFPRVVEQDFAPDGLIYALPLYVDSLALFYNKDAFDNAGRAVPPKNWEQVNALIPKLRAIDRSGKITKAAVAIGGSPKSINRATDLLSLIMMQGGAPMVSEGFGGAQFAVKGAAGLDFYTQFVDPKSPLYTWNDQLHYSLDAFAEGSVAMMFNYQYNIAALKQKNPFLMFGVAGMPQPRTAANRVDYANYFGLAVSGRSRNAAAAWDFIKFLTTNENVSAAYLRANGHAPALRVLIDAQSDESDAGVFARQALTARSYPQIDNTEVERVMGELIENAIYGKLPKDRALRQAEDAITTLIRERAK, encoded by the coding sequence ATGTCTCGTCGGCTTTTGATTACATTGGGAGTTTTGGCGCTCATCGTCGTCCTTTTTGTATTGGTGTTTACCGGAGTCATCCCCGGTCTCCGAAAGGACATCACCGCGAATAAAGTCGCGCTTTCCATGTGGGGCGTGTTTGACGCGCCGGATGCATTCAGCGCGGTAATAAACGCGTATAAAGCGCAAGCGCCGAATGTGTCAATCGCGTACAAGCAATTTGCTCCGGAGGATTATGAGCGTGAACTGGTGAATGCGTTGGCGGCGGGGAAGGGGCCGGATATGTTCATGGCGCATAACACCTGGCTCCCGAAACACTATGACAAAATGCTTCCGCTGACCGGCGAATCGCTACCCATCGCGACATTTCGGAATCTGTTCCCGCGTGTCGTGGAGCAGGACTTCGCGCCGGACGGCCTCATCTATGCCCTTCCTTTATATGTAGACTCTCTGGCGCTCTTCTATAATAAGGACGCGTTTGATAACGCGGGCCGTGCCGTGCCGCCGAAAAATTGGGAACAAGTAAATGCCTTGATTCCCAAACTCCGCGCCATTGACCGGAGCGGAAAAATTACGAAAGCCGCGGTTGCTATCGGCGGTTCGCCTAAGAGCATCAACCGCGCGACGGATCTGCTTTCGCTTATTATGATGCAGGGCGGCGCGCCGATGGTCTCCGAGGGTTTCGGCGGCGCGCAGTTTGCCGTGAAAGGGGCGGCTGGGTTGGATTTCTATACGCAGTTTGTTGATCCAAAAAGCCCGCTCTACACATGGAATGACCAACTGCACTATTCACTGGACGCATTCGCGGAGGGGAGCGTGGCGATGATGTTTAACTATCAGTACAACATCGCCGCGTTGAAGCAGAAAAATCCGTTTTTGATGTTCGGCGTCGCCGGAATGCCGCAGCCACGCACCGCCGCGAATCGCGTTGATTACGCGAACTACTTTGGGCTTGCGGTTTCGGGACGTAGCCGCAACGCAGCCGCGGCGTGGGATTTCATCAAGTTTTTGACGACAAACGAAAATGTTTCCGCGGCGTATCTTCGGGCAAACGGCCATGCGCCGGCGCTTCGTGTGCTTATTGACGCGCAGAGCGATGAGTCCGACGCCGGCGTGTTCGCGAGGCAGGCATTGACCGCGCGGTCATATCCGCAAATTGACAATACCGAAGTGGAGCGCGTCATGGGCGAGTTGATTGAGAACGCCATTTACGGAAAACTTCCGAAGGACCGGGCTTTGCGGCAGGCAGAGGATGCGATAACGACGCTGATTAGGGAACGGGCGAAGTAA
- a CDS encoding pilin: MKKFFITSSIAFLANTSIVSAAGIVPQCEGVTCSICDLIKLAHNVIQYAIQLSFALAVGMVVLGGYYLITAGGSEEKVTQGRKIVWYAVVGLGIVLSGWVLINTMFQILIKSPSPRPWNDIPDDCGLPGVVNTMSAPPVVGASGALEPQGPSSDLMTNPNDEINQRFRAPGGGGSL, from the coding sequence ATGAAAAAATTTTTTATCACATCAAGCATCGCCTTTCTCGCAAACACGTCAATCGTGTCCGCTGCCGGAATCGTTCCGCAGTGCGAAGGCGTCACCTGCTCCATCTGCGATCTCATTAAGCTCGCGCATAACGTGATTCAGTATGCTATTCAACTTTCGTTCGCGCTCGCCGTGGGAATGGTGGTGCTTGGTGGCTATTATCTGATTACCGCCGGCGGTTCGGAAGAAAAAGTGACGCAAGGGAGAAAAATTGTATGGTACGCGGTAGTGGGACTGGGCATCGTGCTCTCGGGTTGGGTGCTTATCAATACCATGTTTCAGATTCTCATTAAGTCGCCGTCACCGCGGCCATGGAATGATATTCCCGATGATTGCGGATTGCCCGGAGTAGTGAATACGATGTCGGCGCCGCCGGTGGTTGGGGCGTCCGGCGCGTTGGAGCCTCAGGGTCCATCGAGCGATCTCATGACTAACCCGAACGACGAAATCAATCAGCGTTTTCGCGCGCCCGGGGGCGGCGGGAGTTTGTAA
- a CDS encoding ABC transporter ATP-binding protein, producing MNIPLIYLFRKMWRYAEDNRRNVVLYISMFVLANLISALEPLIVGVFLNAVQSEGVRAENVPHLFLLLCLLPLLEVTFWSLHGPARTIENRNAFIVRANYKNYLLRGVIALPIEWHTDHHSGDTIDKIDKGTEALFGFSERTFEVLQTIIMLIVSFGVLFFYDRVAGIVALTISALTFYIIALFDRKLVPGYKRVNRMGNTISEKVFDVLSNVTTVIILRVESLVLASIDTFIRKPFAQYNINSKLNEWKWFSAAFLGRMAVVVVVGLYLFSRLGTGSILIGTIYILYGYANQIREAFFKFSFLYNDIVRYRTSVSNAEELSENFRDAGVSAGRQLPGEWSVIAVDGLSFSYHAEDGATLHLDNVSLSVRKGERIAFIGESGGGKSTFLKVMRDLYHPRTLALTVDGTPMPEGFLAISDSISLIPQDPEIFATTIRENITLGVDYTDEHVGAFTDMAAFTDVVRRLPKGLESSIVEKGVNLSGGEKQRLALTRGLLASVDKDIVLLDEPTSSVDFHNELQIYENIFSAFPNKTIISSVHRLHLLSLFNSVYFLRDGKIIAAGSFEELKKSSLEFQELWEQYIRTRDASVL from the coding sequence ATGAACATCCCATTGATTTATCTTTTTAGAAAAATGTGGCGATACGCCGAAGATAACCGGCGCAACGTGGTGTTGTATATCTCCATGTTTGTGCTGGCGAATCTTATAAGCGCTCTTGAACCGCTTATCGTCGGCGTATTTCTGAATGCCGTTCAGTCGGAGGGAGTGCGCGCGGAGAATGTCCCACACCTTTTTCTTCTCCTTTGCTTGCTCCCGCTTCTTGAAGTAACATTCTGGTCTTTGCACGGACCGGCGAGAACGATTGAGAATAGGAACGCCTTCATTGTTCGCGCGAATTATAAAAACTATCTTTTGCGCGGCGTCATCGCTCTGCCCATTGAGTGGCATACCGACCATCATTCCGGAGATACGATTGATAAGATTGATAAAGGAACTGAGGCGCTATTCGGTTTTTCAGAACGGACGTTTGAAGTGCTGCAAACGATTATTATGTTAATCGTTTCGTTTGGCGTGCTGTTCTTCTACGACCGCGTCGCGGGAATTGTGGCGCTCACGATTAGTGCGCTGACGTTTTATATCATTGCACTTTTTGACAGGAAACTTGTGCCGGGATACAAACGCGTGAACCGTATGGGGAACACTATTTCCGAGAAAGTTTTTGATGTCTTGAGTAACGTGACGACCGTGATTATCCTTCGCGTCGAATCGCTTGTCCTCGCATCCATCGACACATTCATCCGGAAACCGTTCGCGCAGTATAATATCAACAGCAAATTGAACGAATGGAAATGGTTTTCCGCGGCATTCCTCGGGCGGATGGCGGTTGTTGTAGTGGTCGGTCTGTATCTCTTTTCGCGTCTCGGGACGGGGAGCATTCTTATCGGCACGATTTACATTCTCTATGGTTATGCAAATCAGATACGCGAGGCATTCTTCAAATTTTCATTTCTCTATAACGACATTGTCCGTTATCGGACATCGGTCAGTAACGCCGAAGAGCTTTCGGAAAATTTTCGCGACGCCGGCGTGTCCGCGGGAAGACAACTTCCTGGAGAATGGTCGGTTATCGCGGTCGACGGATTATCGTTCTCATACCATGCGGAAGATGGCGCAACCCTTCACTTGGATAACGTCTCCTTGAGTGTGCGCAAGGGAGAACGCATTGCGTTTATCGGTGAAAGCGGCGGAGGAAAAAGTACGTTCCTCAAGGTCATGCGCGACCTTTACCACCCGAGGACGCTTGCGCTAACGGTGGATGGAACACCGATGCCCGAAGGGTTTCTCGCGATTAGCGACTCAATCTCCCTTATTCCGCAAGATCCGGAAATATTCGCAACCACCATACGGGAAAATATTACGTTGGGCGTTGATTACACGGATGAACACGTCGGCGCGTTCACCGACATGGCCGCATTTACTGACGTGGTCAGGCGTCTTCCGAAAGGGCTGGAGTCGTCAATCGTGGAGAAGGGGGTGAACTTGTCCGGAGGTGAGAAACAGCGCCTTGCACTGACGCGCGGACTTTTGGCGTCCGTTGACAAAGATATTGTGCTGCTGGATGAACCGACGAGCAGCGTTGATTTTCATAATGAGCTCCAAATCTACGAGAACATATTTAGCGCGTTCCCAAATAAAACGATTATTTCCTCCGTGCATCGCCTGCATTTGCTGTCGCTTTTCAACTCCGTCTACTTTTTGCGGGACGGAAAAATCATCGCTGCGGGTTCATTTGAGGAGCTGAAAAAATCATCGCTCGAGTTTCAGGAGTTGTGGGAACAATACATCCGTACGAGAGATGCCTCGGTGTTGTAG
- a CDS encoding tyrosine-type recombinase/integrase, translating to MIEIEKLLKEYLDYLEVEKNRSPKTRENYERYLRHFIKQSGVTTLRNFTLDKIKDFRLALARTSAPSGEPLKKSTQSYYVIAIRNFLKYLAKQDYVVPSPEKIELPKLGDRQIEIIEYAELERLLAAPSGTDLRALRDRAILEMLFSTGLRVSELCKLSRYLNFKQGEITVRGKGDKLRVVFISDRARKAVDTYLAGRGDADEALFVSMSKAKQPKVLGRIIPRTVQRLIHYYGKKAGIVGKRLTPHGLRHLFATDLLVNGADLRSVQELLGHSNVSTTQVYTHLTNKELKEIHKSFHGRRR from the coding sequence ATGATCGAGATTGAAAAACTTTTAAAAGAATATCTGGACTACCTTGAAGTTGAGAAAAACCGCTCGCCAAAAACGCGCGAGAATTACGAGCGCTATTTGCGTCATTTCATCAAGCAGTCCGGCGTCACGACGTTGCGTAATTTCACCCTTGATAAAATAAAGGATTTTCGCCTCGCGCTCGCCCGCACCAGCGCCCCATCCGGCGAGCCGCTCAAGAAAAGCACCCAAAGCTACTACGTCATCGCTATCCGCAATTTTCTGAAATATCTCGCGAAGCAGGATTACGTTGTTCCCTCTCCCGAAAAAATAGAACTCCCAAAGCTCGGCGACCGGCAAATTGAAATTATTGAATATGCCGAACTGGAACGCCTGCTTGCCGCGCCTTCGGGCACCGATCTCCGCGCGCTCCGCGATCGCGCAATTCTTGAAATGCTTTTCTCCACGGGACTGCGCGTTTCGGAACTTTGCAAATTAAGCCGCTACCTTAACTTCAAGCAAGGTGAAATCACCGTGCGCGGCAAAGGAGACAAGCTACGCGTAGTGTTTATCTCCGACCGCGCAAGGAAAGCCGTTGACACATATCTCGCCGGGCGCGGTGATGCCGACGAAGCGCTGTTTGTCAGCATGAGCAAAGCGAAGCAGCCGAAGGTGTTGGGGCGCATCATTCCGCGCACCGTGCAGCGGCTTATTCATTACTATGGCAAGAAAGCCGGCATTGTCGGGAAGCGACTCACTCCGCATGGCTTGCGCCATCTTTTTGCCACCGACCTCCTCGTGAACGGCGCGGATCTCCGCTCGGTGCAGGAACTCCTCGGACACAGCAATGTTTCAACGACGCAAGTGTATACCCACCTCACCAACAAAGAACTGAAAGAAATTCATAAAAGTTTTCACGGAAGACGGAGATAA
- the ftsH gene encoding ATP-dependent zinc metalloprotease FtsH, which yields MNSLYKNIFWSITTLLTVAIVFSLFAETGKKSDAWSMDQLVAKLNAGAVEKVTVNGQDIAVDLKDGGKATARKEDEAGLTETLKNFGLDPRSLQGVSFAVQEESGTRFWLGILIPTLLPVIIIAFIFWYMFRQAKGGASQAFTFGRANLRLSSPFKNRVTFKDVAGLKEAKQELEEVVDFLKNPKKFLDIGARIPRGVLLMGPPGTGKTLLARAVSGEAGVPFFHISASEFVEMFVGVGAARTRDAFETAKKAAPSILFIDEIDAIGRERGAGVGGGHDEREQTLNQILVEMDGFDRDTKVIVLAATNRPDVLDSALLRPGRFDRRVVLDLPDIADREQILKIHSNNKPMDRMVDLRKIAVRTPGFSGADLANLVNEAAISTARKNKRIIGQDELYNSIEKVMLGPERRGRVISAKEKEITAYHEAGHALVAASLKDSDPVHKVSVVSRGNAGGYTLKLPLEEVHLRTRTQFLTDIAMMMGGYAAEELMFGEMSTGASSDLRQASELARRLVMQYGMSEKLGPQTFGDMQELIFLGREISSTKNYSEAVAEKIDDEVSAFISRAYKSAQKILSSRRKVLEAIAKRLLEKEILEQEDFYALLKPFNLKPVTV from the coding sequence ATGAATTCACTCTATAAAAACATCTTCTGGTCCATTACCACCCTCTTGACGGTCGCGATCGTTTTTTCGCTTTTCGCGGAAACAGGAAAAAAGTCGGACGCGTGGAGTATGGATCAGCTTGTGGCGAAGCTCAACGCCGGCGCGGTGGAGAAGGTGACCGTGAACGGGCAAGATATTGCTGTTGATTTAAAAGACGGAGGCAAAGCGACGGCGCGCAAAGAAGATGAAGCGGGACTCACGGAAACACTCAAGAACTTCGGGCTTGATCCGCGCTCACTCCAGGGTGTGTCGTTCGCGGTGCAGGAAGAATCCGGCACGCGTTTTTGGCTGGGCATTTTGATCCCGACACTCCTCCCCGTCATCATTATCGCGTTTATTTTTTGGTATATGTTCCGCCAGGCGAAAGGGGGAGCAAGCCAGGCGTTCACCTTCGGGCGCGCGAATTTGCGGTTATCTTCGCCGTTCAAAAATCGCGTGACGTTTAAGGATGTCGCGGGTTTGAAAGAGGCAAAGCAGGAGCTGGAGGAAGTCGTGGATTTTTTGAAGAATCCGAAAAAGTTTTTGGATATTGGCGCGCGGATTCCGAGAGGAGTCTTGCTTATGGGCCCTCCAGGCACAGGAAAAACGTTGCTTGCGCGCGCGGTGAGCGGCGAGGCTGGTGTGCCGTTCTTTCATATTTCCGCCTCGGAATTTGTGGAGATGTTTGTTGGCGTAGGCGCCGCGCGTACGCGTGACGCGTTTGAAACGGCGAAAAAAGCCGCGCCGTCCATTTTGTTTATTGATGAAATTGATGCCATTGGGCGCGAACGCGGCGCGGGCGTGGGCGGAGGGCACGACGAGCGCGAGCAGACACTCAATCAGATTCTTGTGGAAATGGACGGTTTTGACCGAGACACAAAAGTCATTGTGCTTGCGGCAACCAACCGGCCTGACGTGCTGGACTCGGCCCTGCTTCGTCCGGGTAGATTTGACCGGCGCGTGGTGCTGGACTTGCCGGACATCGCCGACCGCGAACAGATTTTGAAAATCCATTCAAATAACAAGCCGATGGATCGCATGGTGGATTTGCGGAAAATCGCCGTCCGCACGCCGGGATTTTCGGGGGCGGACCTCGCGAACTTGGTGAACGAAGCCGCGATTTCCACGGCACGGAAAAATAAGCGCATCATCGGGCAGGACGAACTGTATAATTCCATTGAAAAAGTGATGCTGGGGCCTGAACGGCGTGGGCGAGTTATTTCTGCAAAAGAAAAAGAGATTACGGCATATCACGAAGCGGGTCATGCCCTTGTCGCCGCGAGTTTGAAAGATTCCGACCCGGTGCATAAAGTGTCTGTCGTGAGCCGCGGGAATGCCGGCGGATATACATTGAAGTTGCCGTTGGAGGAAGTGCATTTGCGCACGAGGACTCAGTTTTTGACGGATATCGCGATGATGATGGGAGGTTATGCCGCCGAGGAACTGATGTTCGGCGAGATGTCCACCGGCGCATCTAGTGACCTGCGGCAGGCGTCGGAACTCGCGCGGCGGCTCGTGATGCAGTATGGCATGAGCGAAAAGCTCGGGCCACAGACCTTCGGAGATATGCAGGAGCTGATATTCTTGGGACGTGAAATCTCTTCCACGAAAAATTATTCCGAAGCCGTCGCGGAAAAAATCGACGATGAGGTGAGCGCGTTTATTTCGCGCGCGTATAAATCCGCGCAAAAGATTCTCTCCTCGCGCCGGAAAGTGCTGGAAGCAATCGCGAAGCGGCTGTTGGAAAAGGAAATTTTGGAACAGGAGGATTTCTACGCATTGCTTAAGCCTTTTAACTTGAAGCCGGTGACGGTGTAG
- a CDS encoding HAD hydrolase-like protein, with amino-acid sequence MGPHRRRLLRRAVRQAKIISFDADGTLVDSRITAVPIHAELASKYGLATPAPYDGCSIPAWLTAQGLTPRARRQYLNECRKMEEERRPRIFPGVNELVRKLKDAGKCVGVMTNRPAEVRGFRMFWNSGLDLNLFDFFATYDPHPRRVMWMKRLWLMRNMPDHHVSAAFPKPDKRAFDPIYPWIAKLGASPGEVIHVGDSIPDIVAARENYFMPIGVLTGAVRHKSIFFEHGAQFVLPCVTDALNDL; translated from the coding sequence GTGGGTCCGCATCGTCGGAGATTGCTTCGTCGCGCGGTGCGGCAGGCAAAGATTATCTCGTTTGATGCCGACGGAACACTGGTGGATTCGCGCATAACCGCGGTTCCGATCCACGCGGAGCTTGCGTCGAAGTATGGCCTCGCGACACCGGCGCCGTATGACGGGTGCTCCATTCCGGCTTGGCTTACAGCGCAAGGGCTAACGCCCCGCGCGCGCCGGCAGTACCTCAATGAGTGTCGGAAGATGGAGGAGGAGCGGCGTCCGCGGATATTCCCTGGCGTGAACGAACTCGTGCGGAAACTTAAGGACGCGGGGAAGTGCGTCGGAGTGATGACAAACCGTCCGGCGGAGGTACGGGGTTTCCGGATGTTCTGGAATTCCGGGCTCGACCTGAACCTTTTTGATTTCTTCGCGACCTACGATCCGCATCCGCGGCGCGTTATGTGGATGAAGCGCTTGTGGCTCATGCGGAACATGCCCGATCATCACGTATCCGCTGCGTTCCCGAAGCCGGATAAGCGGGCATTTGATCCGATTTACCCGTGGATCGCGAAACTTGGTGCGAGTCCGGGTGAAGTCATCCATGTCGGCGATTCCATTCCGGATATCGTGGCGGCTCGCGAGAACTACTTCATGCCCATCGGCGTCCTCACGGGCGCGGTGCGGCACAAGAGCATCTTCTTTGAGCACGGGGCGCAGTTTGTGCTCCCGTGTGTCACTGATGCGTTGAACGATCTCTAA